A DNA window from Schistocerca gregaria isolate iqSchGreg1 chromosome 2, iqSchGreg1.2, whole genome shotgun sequence contains the following coding sequences:
- the LOC126336750 gene encoding DNA replication licensing factor Mcm7, translating into MAGKDYASDKEKARQFLVEFASVDEDGMKDFKYAQQLTKLAHRDQVAMFIELDDLYEFDSTFMESVIMNTRRYVNMFSEVVEELLPDYKEHEVTAKDSLDVYIEHRQMLEQRLRQTGEQRNPQNKYPPELMRRFEIYFKDLSATKPTPIRDVKADHIGKLVTVRGIVTRSTEVKPVMTVATYSCDQCGAETYQPVAGMSFMPASLCPSDDCRVNKSGGRLYLQTRGSKFVKFQELKIQEQSDQVPVGNIPRSLTVFCRGEITRQAMPGDHVTVTGIFLPLHRTGFKQIVQGLLSETYLDAHRVVCVNKAEDNEVPDGDLTEEEIQQLTEEEFYSKLAGSIAPEIYGHEDVKKALLLLLVGGVDRCPNGMKIRGNINICLMGDPGVAKSQLLSYIDRLAPRSQYTTGRGSSGVGLTASVTKDPLTGEMMLEGGALVLADQGICCIDEFDKMAEYDRTAIHEVMEQQTISIAKAGIMTSLNARVSILAAANPAYGRYNPKRSVEQNIQLPAALLSRFDLLWLIQDKPDRDNDLRLAHHIAYVHQHCKQPPMTFKSMDMQLMRRYIALCKKKNPVIPEELSDYIVGSYVEMRREARNSKDVTFTSARNLLAILRLSTALARLRLADVVVKEDVAEAMRLMEMSKDSLNHTEERLGRAQTVVDRIFSVIRELAGDSKTVKLSEIREHCTGKGFKPDQIDECIEEYEELNVWHVNQARTKITFV; encoded by the exons ATGGCAGGGAAGGATTATGCCAGTGATAAAG AAAAGGCAAGGCAGTTTCTCGTCGAATTTGCATCAGTTGACGAGGatggaatgaaagattttaagtaCGCTCAACAACTGACAAAATTAGCTCACCGAGATCAG GTTGCAATGTTCATAGAACTGGACGATTTGTACGAGTTCGACTCAACATTTATGGAATCAGTTATAATGAATACTCGAAGATATGTGAACATGTTCTCTGAAGTAGTAGAAGAATTATTACCGGACTACAAAGAGCATGAG GTAACAGCCAAGGACTCATTAGATGTGTACATTGAGCATCGACAAATGTTAGAACAACGCTTACGACAAACAGGTGAACAACGGAATCCACAAAACAAGTATCCTCCTGAACTAATGAGGAGATT tGAAATATATTTCAAAGACCTATCTGCAACCAAGCCCACTCCAATAAGAGATGTAAAGGCAGATCACATAGGAAAACTTGTAACAGTTCGTGGAATTGTTACAAGGAGTACGGAAGTGAAGCCAGTTATGACAGTTGCCACTTACAGTTGTGATCAATGTGGTGCTGAAACATACCAACCT GTGGCAGGAATGAGCTTCATGCCAGCTAGTTTGTGCCCCAGTGATGACTGCCGTGTCAATAAGTCTGGTGGGAGGTTGTACCTGCAAACCAGAGGATCAAAATTTGTGAAGTTTCAGGAACTAAAGATTCAAGAGCAG AGTGACCAAGTTCCAGTGGGCAATATTCCTCGCAGTTTAACTGTTTTCTGTCGAGGAGAAATTACACGTCAAGCCATGCCTGGTGATCATGTCACTGTGACAGGCATATTCCTTCCACTTCATCGCACAGGCTTTAAGCAAATCGTACAAGGGTTGTTGTCGGAGACATACTTGGATGCACAT AGAGTTGTTTGTGTGAATAAAGCTGAGGACAATGAAGTACCAGATGGTGATCTGACTGAAGAAGAAATTCAGCAACTGACGGAAGAGGAATTCTATAGCAAGTTAGCAGGAAGCATTGCACCTGAGATTTATGGCCATGAGGATGTTAAGAAGGCTTTGTTATTGCTTCTTGTTGGTGGAGTAGACCGCTGTCCAAATGGCATGAAGATTAGAG GCAATATCAATATATGCTTAATGGGAGATCCTGGTGTGGCCAAATCACAGCTACTATCATACATAGATCGATTAGCTCCAAGAAGTCAGTATACAACTGGCCGTGGATCATCAGGTGTTGGTCTCACTGCCTCTGTCACCAAAGACCCATTGACTGGCGAAATGATGTTAGAAGGTGGAGCGCTTGTGTTGGCAGACCAGGGAATATGCTGTATAGATGAATTTGATAAGATGGCTGAATATGatcgtactgccattcatgaagtcATGGAACAGCAGACAATTTCTATCGCAAAG GCTGGTATAATGACAAGTCTGAATGCACGTGTGAGTATTCTTGCTGCAGCAAATCCAGCATATGGTCGTTACAATCCTAAACGCTCTGTGGAACAAAATATCCAGCTACCTGCAGCCCTTTTGTCACGATTTGACCTACTCTGGTTAATTCAGGACAAGCCGGACAGGGATAATGATCTCAG GCTGGCTCACCACATTGCTTATGTTCACCAACATTGCAAACAACCACCGATGACATTCAAATCAATGGACATGCAGTTAATGCGGCGTTACATTGCATTATGCAAGAAAAAGAATCCTGTTATTCCTGAAGAACTGTCAGATTACATTGTTG gttcatacgTGGAAATGAGAAGAGAAGCACGCAACAGCAAGGATGTCACGTTTACATCTGCAAGAAATCTGTTGGCAATTCTTCGCTTGTCAACAGCTTTG GCTCGTCTGAGACTGGCTGATGTTGTTGTTAAGGAAGATGTTGCTGAAGCTATGAGGCTTATGGAAATGTCAAAGGATTCTCTGAACCACACAGAGGAGAGACTAGGGAG